One Gammaproteobacteria bacterium DNA segment encodes these proteins:
- a CDS encoding NAD(P)-binding protein: protein MTILTRGAYARPETSLDFKTGTWRVERPVHHHRNAPCHVACPAGEDAQAYLASLEEAGPRAAWETLVAANPLPAVTGRVCHHPCESACNRRDYDESISIHNVERFLGDEALRQGWDYPGIPARRDGDAVAVVGAGPAGLAAAYHLLRLGHPVTVFDKLPLAGGTLRTAIPQYRLPRDILDKEMERILASGMEFRAHHILGRDVSLAELQAEYARVFVAPGCQEGRAWSIDGVTPSDLHPGITQLQEWIAVGAAPEARSVAILGGGNTAMDMARVMRRTGTKEVHVITHKAIPGPGVPAADTMPAIEREVRQAIEEGVVVHEHRGVHRLILRGQKVIGVEIVHMKKMIQENGRLKRIAFEGTETVLHVDQVIPAVGQVVERHGLGTILPKGRDYLQADDLGRVFQHPKLYTGGDARGDRGTVAEAVGDGRRAAAAMHADLNGVELVPEVKSQPIGIEQLNLNYFEHAPAPEEKVLPVEERGETEEIEGGITARQAAAEAVRCFSCGNCFACDNCWTLCPDNSVLKTRDVATDGTHYVFDYDYCKGCGMCANECPCGFIEMVVEA from the coding sequence ATGACCATCCTAACCCGCGGCGCCTACGCCCGCCCCGAGACCTCCCTGGACTTCAAGACCGGCACCTGGCGGGTCGAGCGGCCGGTGCATCACCATCGCAACGCCCCCTGCCATGTGGCCTGTCCGGCCGGCGAGGATGCCCAGGCCTATCTGGCCAGCCTCGAGGAAGCGGGGCCGCGGGCGGCCTGGGAGACCCTGGTGGCGGCCAACCCCCTGCCCGCCGTCACCGGGCGGGTGTGCCACCACCCCTGCGAGTCGGCATGCAACCGCCGCGACTACGACGAGTCCATCTCCATCCACAACGTCGAGCGCTTCCTCGGCGACGAGGCCCTGCGCCAGGGCTGGGACTATCCCGGCATCCCGGCCCGCCGCGACGGCGACGCGGTGGCGGTGGTTGGGGCCGGCCCCGCCGGCCTGGCGGCCGCCTATCACCTGCTGCGCCTCGGCCATCCGGTGACCGTGTTCGACAAGCTACCCCTGGCCGGCGGCACCCTGCGCACCGCCATTCCCCAGTACCGCCTGCCCCGGGACATCCTCGACAAGGAGATGGAACGCATCCTGGCCTCGGGCATGGAGTTCCGTGCCCATCACATCCTCGGCCGCGACGTCTCCCTGGCCGAGTTGCAGGCGGAATACGCACGGGTCTTCGTGGCCCCCGGCTGCCAGGAAGGGCGGGCCTGGAGCATCGACGGCGTCACCCCCAGCGACCTTCATCCCGGCATCACCCAACTGCAGGAATGGATCGCCGTGGGCGCGGCCCCCGAGGCCCGCAGCGTGGCCATCCTCGGGGGTGGCAACACCGCGATGGACATGGCCCGAGTGATGCGCCGCACCGGCACCAAGGAGGTCCACGTCATCACCCACAAGGCCATCCCGGGGCCGGGCGTTCCCGCCGCCGATACCATGCCGGCCATCGAACGGGAGGTGCGCCAGGCCATCGAGGAGGGGGTGGTGGTCCACGAGCATCGCGGCGTCCACCGCCTCATCCTGCGGGGCCAGAAGGTCATCGGCGTGGAGATCGTCCACATGAAAAAGATGATCCAGGAGAACGGACGCCTGAAACGCATCGCCTTCGAGGGCACGGAGACGGTGCTCCATGTGGACCAGGTGATCCCGGCGGTAGGCCAGGTGGTGGAACGCCACGGCCTGGGAACCATCCTGCCCAAGGGCCGCGACTACCTGCAGGCCGACGACCTCGGCCGGGTGTTCCAGCATCCAAAGCTCTACACCGGCGGTGACGCTCGCGGCGACCGTGGCACCGTCGCCGAGGCGGTAGGCGACGGGCGCCGTGCCGCCGCGGCCATGCACGCGGATCTGAACGGCGTTGAGCTCGTACCCGAGGTCAAATCACAGCCCATCGGCATCGAGCAGCTGAACCTCAACTATTTCGAGCACGCCCCGGCGCCCGAGGAAAAGGTATTACCGGTGGAGGAGCGAGGCGAGACAGAGGAAATCGAGGGTGGCATCACGGCCCGCCAGGCGGCCGCCGAGGCGGTGCGTTGCTTCTCCTGCGGCAACTGTTTCGCCTGCGACAACTGCTGGACCCTGTGCCCCGACAACTCGGTGCTGAAGACCCGCGACGTGGCCACCGACGGCACCCACTACGTCTTCGACTACGACTACTGCAAGGGCTGCGGCATGTGCGCCAACGAATGCCCCTGCGGCTTCATCGAGATGGTGGTGGAGGCGTAA
- a CDS encoding helix-turn-helix transcriptional regulator gives MDPPSLGGRLREARKARGWTQEELACRADTSQAVIQKIENGKSLRPRKIDVIARVLDVDPAWLMFGGHRAAALEGEARELALAWQRLPADQRLLFRREILKAANGASHSSGY, from the coding sequence ATGGATCCGCCCTCTCTGGGGGGACGGTTGCGGGAGGCCCGCAAGGCCCGGGGCTGGACCCAGGAAGAACTGGCCTGCCGGGCCGATACCAGCCAGGCCGTGATCCAGAAGATCGAGAATGGCAAGAGCCTGCGTCCCCGTAAGATCGACGTCATCGCCCGGGTGCTGGATGTGGATCCGGCCTGGCTCATGTTCGGTGGACACCGCGCCGCCGCCCTGGAGGGCGAGGCGCGGGAGCTGGCCCTGGCCTGGCAGAGACTGCCCGCGGACCAGCGACTGCTGTTCCGCCGCGAGATCCTCAAGGCCGCCAATGGCGCCAGCCATTCCTCCGGTTACTAG
- a CDS encoding transposase, with translation MGRAQRIARGGLAYHVLNRANGRRPIFQRVADYIAFETVMAKTCDRIPMRILAWCLMPNHWHLVLWPRRDGDLSQFMRLLTLTHTQRWHAAHETTGNGHLSQTGALQVIPDPGRCPSPRMKRFLTPFSGSAP, from the coding sequence ATGGGGCGGGCGCAGCGGATTGCCAGGGGCGGGCTCGCCTATCATGTTCTCAACCGGGCCAACGGACGCCGGCCGATATTCCAGCGGGTAGCCGATTACATCGCCTTCGAGACGGTGATGGCGAAAACCTGCGATCGTATCCCCATGCGCATCCTGGCATGGTGCCTCATGCCCAATCACTGGCACCTCGTGCTGTGGCCTCGTCGCGACGGCGACCTTTCCCAGTTCATGCGCCTGCTCACGCTGACCCACACCCAGCGCTGGCATGCCGCCCATGAGACCACCGGCAACGGTCATCTCTCCCAAACAGGGGCTCTTCAAGTCATTCCCGATCCAGGCCGATGCCCATCTCCTCGAATGAAACGGTTCCTGACACCGTTTTCGGGGTCGGCACCATGA
- a CDS encoding error-prone DNA polymerase — protein sequence MSRPLPDYAELHCASNFSFLNGASHPEELVARAGDLGYQGLALTDEASVAGVVRAHGAARGHGIRLMVGSALCLEDGPRLVLLAPDRAAYGRLCALISRGRRAAAKGSYRLVREDLADGVPGCLALLPGGTLGLPEPRDARWLREVFGERAWLAVTLLRGPRDGVLLEELEGLGRAAAMPLVATGDVLMHGRGRRALQDTLTAIRRGTTLATAGHALQPNGERHLRRRHELACIYPPALLAETLAVAERCTFSLDELRYEYPDELVPAGTSPAAHLRRLTEAGMARRWPQGVPPRVRAMVDHELALIADLGYEPYFLTVHDIVGFARGRGILCQGRGSAANSAVCYCLGITAVDPARMEMLFERFVSKERDEPPDIDVDFEHERREEVIQYIYGKYGRERAALAAAVITYRPRSAVRDVGKALGLDAGEVDRLARSHCWWDGREMQGERLQELGLDPGSPVMRRLLYLVNTLVGFPRHLSQHVGGFVISRGPLAELVPVENAAMAERTVIQWDKDDLEALGLLKVDVLALGMLTAIRRAFDLVAGYSGRRLALATVPAEDPAVYAMVQRADTVGVFQIESRAQMAMLPRLRPRTFYDLVIEVAIVRPGPIQGGMVHPYLRRRQGKEPVTYPSPAVKSVLERTLGVPIFQEQVMKLAVVAAGFTPGEADQLRRAMAAWRRKGGLEAFEARLVAGMGRNGYPEAFARQIFNQIKGFGEYGFPESHAASFALLVYVSAWLKHHEPAAFTAALLNSQPMGFYGPSQLVQDARRHGVEVRDVDVRYSEWDCSLENKVLDFGHSSFKKGAGAAPTADKGQRTNDQNQPALRLGLRMVKGLSRESAERLMAARRDGGFADVRELAARAGIRRRDLDALARAGALRGLDGERHRAYWAVLGTEPTLPLLGQPAFREAPPALAPATEGEDMVADYAALGLTLGRHPLALVRERLAAMGVGSAGQVNGRRHGSRVRAAGLVVNRQRPSTASGVTFVTLEDESGHINLVVWQRLAEAQRPVLLGARLLGVDGVVERDGEVVHLVAERLKDLSHLVADLAAASRDFR from the coding sequence ATGTCCCGCCCGTTGCCCGACTATGCCGAGCTCCATTGCGCCTCCAACTTCAGCTTTCTCAACGGGGCCTCCCACCCGGAGGAGCTGGTGGCGCGGGCTGGGGATCTCGGTTACCAGGGCCTGGCCTTGACCGACGAGGCCTCCGTGGCCGGCGTGGTGCGGGCCCACGGGGCGGCCCGGGGCCACGGTATCCGGCTCATGGTGGGCAGCGCACTGTGCCTGGAGGACGGTCCAAGGTTGGTGCTGCTGGCCCCTGACCGGGCGGCTTACGGGCGCCTGTGCGCCCTCATCAGCCGTGGCCGGCGCGCCGCTGCCAAGGGCAGTTACCGCCTGGTACGCGAGGACCTCGCCGACGGCGTGCCCGGCTGCCTCGCCCTGTTGCCCGGCGGCACCCTGGGGCTGCCGGAGCCGCGGGATGCCCGCTGGCTGCGCGAGGTGTTCGGGGAACGCGCCTGGCTGGCGGTGACCCTGTTGCGGGGGCCCAGGGACGGCGTGCTGCTGGAGGAACTGGAGGGGCTGGGCCGCGCCGCGGCCATGCCCCTGGTGGCCACCGGGGACGTACTCATGCACGGCCGCGGCCGCCGCGCGTTGCAGGATACCCTCACCGCCATCCGTCGTGGCACCACCCTGGCCACGGCGGGCCATGCGCTGCAGCCCAACGGCGAGCGCCACCTGCGCCGGCGCCATGAGCTGGCGTGCATCTATCCCCCGGCGTTGCTGGCCGAGACCCTGGCGGTGGCGGAGCGCTGCACCTTCTCTCTGGATGAGCTGCGTTACGAGTATCCCGACGAGCTGGTGCCGGCGGGGACATCGCCGGCCGCCCATCTGCGCCGCCTCACGGAGGCGGGGATGGCGCGGCGCTGGCCGCAAGGGGTGCCGCCCAGGGTGCGCGCCATGGTGGACCACGAACTGGCCCTCATCGCCGATCTCGGCTACGAACCCTATTTCCTCACCGTCCATGACATCGTCGGCTTCGCCCGCGGGCGCGGCATCCTGTGCCAGGGGCGGGGCTCCGCGGCCAATTCGGCGGTGTGCTACTGCCTCGGCATCACCGCCGTGGATCCGGCGCGCATGGAGATGCTGTTCGAGCGCTTCGTCTCCAAGGAGCGTGACGAGCCGCCGGATATCGACGTGGACTTCGAGCACGAGCGCCGCGAGGAGGTGATCCAGTACATCTACGGCAAATACGGCCGCGAGCGGGCGGCCCTGGCGGCGGCGGTGATCACCTACCGGCCTCGCAGCGCGGTGCGGGACGTCGGCAAGGCCCTCGGCCTGGATGCCGGGGAGGTGGACCGGCTGGCCCGCTCCCACTGCTGGTGGGATGGCCGCGAGATGCAGGGGGAGCGGTTGCAGGAACTGGGCCTCGACCCCGGGAGCCCGGTGATGCGGCGCCTGCTGTACCTGGTGAATACCCTGGTGGGCTTCCCGCGCCACCTGTCCCAGCACGTGGGGGGCTTCGTCATCTCCCGCGGCCCCCTGGCGGAGCTGGTGCCGGTGGAGAACGCCGCCATGGCGGAGCGCACCGTGATCCAGTGGGACAAGGACGACTTGGAGGCCCTCGGGCTCCTCAAGGTGGACGTGCTGGCCCTGGGCATGCTGACCGCCATCCGCCGGGCCTTCGACCTGGTGGCGGGTTACTCGGGGCGGCGCCTCGCCCTCGCCACGGTGCCGGCGGAGGATCCGGCGGTATACGCCATGGTCCAGCGCGCCGACACCGTGGGGGTGTTCCAGATCGAGTCCCGCGCCCAGATGGCCATGCTGCCGCGCCTGCGCCCCCGCACCTTCTACGACCTGGTCATCGAAGTGGCCATCGTGCGTCCCGGTCCCATCCAGGGCGGCATGGTGCATCCCTACCTGCGGCGCCGCCAGGGGAAAGAGCCCGTGACCTATCCCAGCCCCGCCGTGAAGTCGGTCCTGGAGCGCACCCTGGGGGTACCCATCTTCCAGGAGCAGGTGATGAAGCTCGCCGTGGTGGCGGCGGGATTCACCCCCGGCGAGGCCGACCAGCTGCGCCGGGCCATGGCGGCGTGGCGGCGCAAGGGAGGGCTGGAGGCCTTCGAGGCGCGGCTGGTGGCGGGCATGGGCCGTAACGGCTACCCGGAGGCCTTCGCCCGGCAGATCTTCAACCAGATAAAGGGCTTCGGTGAGTATGGCTTTCCCGAATCCCACGCCGCCAGCTTCGCCCTGCTGGTGTATGTGTCGGCCTGGCTCAAGCACCACGAGCCGGCGGCCTTCACCGCGGCCCTCCTGAACAGCCAGCCCATGGGCTTCTATGGGCCCTCGCAACTGGTCCAGGACGCGCGGCGCCATGGGGTGGAGGTGCGGGATGTGGACGTGAGGTACAGCGAGTGGGATTGCTCCCTTGAAAATAAGGTCCTGGATTTTGGTCATTCGTCATTTAAAAAGGGGGCGGGGGCGGCGCCAACCGCAGACAAAGGACAAAGGACCAATGACCAAAACCAGCCGGCCCTGCGGCTGGGCCTGCGTATGGTGAAGGGGCTGTCCCGGGAGAGTGCCGAACGGCTGATGGCGGCGCGCCGTGACGGGGGCTTCGCCGATGTGCGCGAGTTGGCGGCGCGGGCCGGCATCCGGCGCCGGGACCTGGATGCCCTGGCCCGCGCTGGGGCGCTGCGGGGTCTGGACGGCGAACGCCACCGGGCCTACTGGGCGGTGCTGGGCACCGAGCCCACCCTGCCGTTGCTGGGCCAGCCGGCGTTCCGGGAGGCGCCACCGGCCCTGGCACCGGCCACCGAAGGCGAGGACATGGTGGCGGACTACGCCGCCCTGGGGCTCACCCTGGGCCGCCATCCCCTGGCCCTGGTGCGGGAGCGCCTGGCGGCCATGGGGGTGGGTAGTGCCGGCCAGGTGAACGGCCGGCGCCACGGCAGCCGGGTGCGCGCCGCCGGGCTGGTGGTGAACCGCCAGCGGCCTTCCACCGCCTCCGGGGTCACCTTCGTGACCCTGGAGGACGAGAGCGGCCACATCAACCTGGTGGTATGGCAACGCCTGGCCGAGGCCCAGCGCCCGGTGCTGCTGGGGGCCCGCCTGCTGGGCGTGGACGGAGTGGTGGAGCGCGACGGCGAGGTGGTGCATCTGGTGGCCGAGCGCCTCAAGGACCTGTCCCACCTGGTGGCCGATCTGGCCGCGGCATCACGGGATTTCCGTTGA
- a CDS encoding ATPase, whose product MKPTVDQYRSWPHKSITLMGMSGVGKTRLSSMLRRHHWFHYSVDYRIGTRYLDEAILDQVKKQAMQVPFLRDLLRSDSVEIRNNITVDNLAPLSSFLGKLGDPEKGGLPLTEFVRRQRLHREAEIAALGDVPEFMSKAREIYGYDHFINDVGGSLCELEDEPTYRLLSEHTLFLYIRASADDEQALMERASRDPKPLYYRDTFLDEQLEAYMSEHNLEYVALIDPDDFTRWVFPRLFRARIPRYEAIAAQFGYTVSSAEVAAVRDEHDFNRLVEAAIARET is encoded by the coding sequence GTGAAACCGACCGTCGACCAATACCGCTCCTGGCCCCACAAGTCCATCACCCTCATGGGCATGTCGGGGGTGGGCAAGACCCGCCTGTCCTCCATGCTGCGGCGCCATCACTGGTTCCATTATTCCGTCGACTACCGCATCGGCACCCGTTATCTCGACGAGGCCATCCTCGACCAGGTGAAGAAGCAGGCTATGCAGGTCCCCTTCCTGCGGGACCTGCTGCGCTCCGACTCGGTGGAGATCCGCAACAACATCACCGTGGACAACCTGGCCCCCTTGTCCAGTTTCCTCGGCAAGCTAGGGGACCCGGAGAAGGGCGGGCTGCCTCTCACGGAGTTCGTGCGTCGCCAGCGCTTGCACCGGGAGGCCGAGATCGCGGCCCTCGGGGACGTGCCGGAGTTTATGAGCAAGGCGCGGGAGATCTACGGCTACGACCATTTCATCAACGACGTGGGCGGCAGCCTGTGTGAGCTGGAGGACGAGCCGACCTACCGGCTGCTGTCGGAGCACACCCTGTTCCTCTACATCCGTGCCTCGGCCGATGACGAGCAGGCCCTGATGGAACGGGCCAGCCGCGACCCCAAGCCCCTCTATTATCGCGACACCTTCCTGGACGAGCAGCTCGAGGCCTACATGAGCGAGCATAACCTGGAGTATGTGGCCCTTATCGACCCGGATGATTTCACCCGCTGGGTCTTTCCCCGCCTGTTCCGAGCCCGCATCCCGCGCTACGAGGCCATCGCGGCCCAGTTCGGCTATACCGTGTCCAGCGCCGAGGTGGCAGCGGTGCGAGACGAGCATGACTTCAACCGGCTGGTGGAAGCGGCCATCGCGCGGGAGACCTGA
- a CDS encoding DNA polymerase Y family protein, translated as MRWLAAYLPAFVLDLHERGTATAVPLAVAGGVPGREVLTACNEAAGVRGVRAGMSRDTAHALVPELHVVSRDEAAEAAALRNLAAWAGQFSDVVSIEPGRGLLLESGRSLRLFGGGRRLGRLVRQGLATLGFEAWVALAPTARGSWWLASRSRGTCIADREALERRLRALPLTVMALSPRVLVDLQALGLSTLGDLEALPRDGLARRLGAGVLRQLDEALGRRPEARRPHVPVPRFHAHLDLPAPVLEQQALLFPLRRLLLELAGMLRGRSAGVSRFRVGLDHGGGRTTAVDVGLAMADDDGERFLELLRHRLERVDLPAPVERVAVDAPELRTMVPVTGDLFEAARVHDGRREAALLDRLAARLGDAAVCGLVPVPDHRPERAWRAVPVAPGRRDVSEAPAHPLRPRWLLAEPRLVASPGEGPEALSLVGGAERIEGGWWDGHDVNRDYYVAEDRDGRRLWLYQERRPPHGWYVHGLFG; from the coding sequence ATGCGGTGGCTGGCCGCCTACCTGCCGGCATTCGTCCTCGACCTTCATGAGCGAGGCACTGCCACGGCCGTGCCCCTGGCGGTGGCCGGAGGTGTGCCGGGGCGCGAGGTGCTGACGGCCTGTAATGAGGCCGCCGGAGTGCGGGGTGTGCGCGCCGGCATGTCCCGGGACACCGCCCATGCCCTGGTACCGGAACTCCATGTAGTATCGCGGGATGAGGCCGCCGAGGCGGCGGCCCTGCGCAACCTGGCGGCCTGGGCCGGACAGTTCAGCGACGTGGTGAGCATCGAGCCCGGCCGGGGGTTGCTCCTGGAGTCCGGCCGCAGCCTGAGGCTGTTCGGTGGCGGCCGGCGCTTGGGGCGCCTGGTACGCCAGGGCCTGGCCACCCTGGGTTTCGAGGCCTGGGTGGCCCTGGCCCCCACCGCCCGGGGCAGTTGGTGGCTGGCGTCGCGGTCGCGGGGCACGTGTATCGCGGATCGCGAGGCCCTGGAGCGGCGGTTGAGGGCCTTGCCCCTCACGGTGATGGCCCTGTCCCCCAGGGTGCTCGTCGATCTGCAGGCCCTGGGGCTGTCCACCCTGGGGGACCTTGAGGCGCTGCCCCGCGACGGCCTGGCCCGGCGGCTGGGGGCAGGGGTGCTGCGCCAGCTCGACGAGGCCCTGGGCCGGCGTCCCGAGGCGCGCCGGCCCCATGTCCCGGTGCCCCGCTTTCACGCTCACCTGGACCTGCCGGCGCCGGTGCTGGAGCAGCAGGCGCTGCTGTTCCCCCTGCGCCGCCTGCTGCTGGAACTGGCGGGCATGCTCAGGGGACGGAGTGCCGGGGTGTCCCGCTTCCGGGTGGGCCTGGACCATGGCGGTGGTCGGACCACCGCCGTGGACGTGGGATTGGCCATGGCGGACGACGACGGCGAGCGTTTCCTGGAACTGTTGCGCCACCGCCTGGAGCGTGTCGATCTGCCGGCCCCGGTGGAACGGGTCGCGGTGGATGCCCCGGAGTTGCGGACCATGGTCCCGGTCACCGGCGACCTTTTCGAGGCGGCTCGGGTCCATGACGGGCGTCGTGAGGCTGCGCTGCTCGATAGGCTGGCGGCCCGCCTCGGGGACGCCGCGGTGTGTGGCCTGGTGCCGGTCCCCGACCATCGGCCCGAGCGGGCCTGGCGCGCCGTACCAGTGGCCCCCGGCCGCCGTGACGTGTCGGAGGCACCTGCGCATCCACTGCGGCCCCGCTGGTTGCTGGCCGAGCCGCGTCTCGTTGCATCACCCGGAGAAGGCCCGGAGGCCCTGTCCCTGGTGGGGGGGGCGGAGCGCATCGAAGGGGGCTGGTGGGATGGCCACGATGTGAACCGTGATTACTACGTAGCCGAGGACCGGGACGGCCGGCGCCTGTGGCTGTACCAGGAGCGCCGCCCACCCCATGGGTGGTATGTGCATGGGTTGTTTGGATGA
- a CDS encoding HEAT repeat domain-containing protein — MSQPPPPPDALLFIAPGCHHCPVVLAGLAHLMEDGLLGTLEVVNVAAHPERARELGVRAAPWTRLGPFELEGLHDEAELRHWAGQAVAGAAGMADYLRHLLGSGRRGTVTDKLQREPRHLGALVLLLGDLKTSIDTRLGIMATLEELAGEQAPESLVEPLGALTRHAEARVRTDACHALGLTASTTARPYLEACLADDDDEVREAAAEAMEAIEGT; from the coding sequence ATGAGCCAGCCCCCGCCGCCGCCCGACGCCCTGTTGTTCATCGCCCCCGGTTGCCACCACTGCCCCGTGGTGCTCGCAGGCCTCGCCCATCTCATGGAAGACGGCCTGCTGGGGACCCTGGAGGTGGTGAACGTGGCCGCCCACCCGGAACGGGCGCGGGAACTCGGGGTGCGCGCCGCCCCCTGGACGCGGTTGGGACCCTTCGAGCTGGAGGGGCTCCATGACGAGGCGGAGCTGCGCCACTGGGCCGGGCAGGCAGTCGCCGGCGCGGCGGGGATGGCGGACTATCTGCGCCATCTCCTCGGCAGCGGCCGGCGGGGGACGGTGACGGACAAGCTGCAGCGCGAGCCCCGGCATCTGGGTGCCCTGGTGCTATTGCTGGGGGATCTGAAGACCTCCATCGACACGCGCCTGGGGATCATGGCCACCCTTGAGGAACTGGCCGGAGAGCAGGCCCCGGAGTCCCTGGTGGAGCCCCTCGGCGCGCTGACCCGACATGCCGAGGCCCGGGTGCGCACCGACGCCTGCCATGCCCTCGGCCTGACGGCCAGCACCACCGCCCGCCCCTATCTGGAGGCCTGCCTGGCGGATGACGATGACGAGGTCAGGGAGGCAGCCGCAGAGGCCATGGAGGCCATAGAAGGGACGTAA
- a CDS encoding thiamine pyrophosphate-dependent enzyme: MSETIVDIDIAALRKKQPRFRGIEAGHRACLGCGQALAARLMTEAAGPDVTLTNATGCLEVFTTPWPESAWRVPWMHSLFENSAAIAAGVEAAYKAQGRKTKVIAMGGDGSTFDIGFQALSGALERGHNMLYVCFDNEAYMNTGIQRSSSTPHAAATTTSPAGKVRMGKRHLKKDIITIIAAHHIPYAATASVAYPSDVRKKVRRAMAIEGPTFLLIHSPCPLGWGHEGNLTIEVARLAVQTGLFPIIELERGQLANTMPIRDPRPVIDYLKVQNRFRHLFADDLRAKEELEHLQALADYNMETYDLRGDGPDAMDTEAADTVKRRGTRWA, from the coding sequence ATGTCCGAAACCATCGTTGACATCGACATCGCGGCCCTGCGCAAGAAGCAGCCGCGCTTTCGCGGCATCGAGGCCGGCCACCGCGCCTGCCTGGGCTGCGGCCAGGCCCTGGCCGCCCGCCTCATGACCGAGGCCGCCGGCCCCGACGTGACCCTCACCAACGCCACCGGCTGTCTGGAGGTGTTCACCACGCCATGGCCCGAGTCGGCCTGGCGGGTGCCGTGGATGCACTCCCTGTTCGAGAACTCCGCCGCCATCGCCGCCGGCGTGGAGGCCGCCTACAAGGCCCAGGGGCGCAAGACCAAGGTCATCGCCATGGGCGGCGACGGCAGTACCTTCGACATCGGCTTCCAGGCCCTGTCCGGGGCCCTGGAGCGCGGCCACAACATGCTCTACGTGTGCTTCGACAACGAGGCCTACATGAACACCGGCATTCAGCGCTCCAGCTCCACCCCCCACGCGGCCGCCACCACCACCTCGCCGGCGGGCAAGGTGCGCATGGGCAAGCGGCACCTCAAGAAGGACATCATCACCATCATCGCCGCCCACCATATTCCCTACGCCGCCACCGCCTCGGTGGCCTACCCCTCCGACGTGCGCAAGAAGGTGCGCCGTGCCATGGCCATCGAAGGCCCCACCTTCCTGCTCATCCACTCCCCCTGCCCCCTGGGCTGGGGCCACGAGGGTAACCTCACCATCGAGGTGGCGCGGCTGGCGGTGCAGACAGGGCTCTTTCCCATCATCGAACTGGAACGCGGCCAACTCGCCAATACCATGCCCATCCGCGACCCCCGGCCGGTGATCGACTACCTGAAGGTGCAGAACCGCTTCCGCCATCTGTTCGCCGACGACCTGCGAGCCAAGGAGGAACTTGAGCACCTGCAGGCCCTGGCGGATTACAACATGGAGACCTACGACCTCCGCGGCGACGGCCCCGATGCCATGGATACCGAGGCCGCCGATACCGTCAAGCGCCGGGGGACGCGGTGGGCGTGA
- a CDS encoding homoserine O-succinyltransferase, whose product MPIVAHNALPTFERLRQDGHNVLTPYRAAHQDIRELHIGLLNMMPDAALAATERQFFRLVGESNQIAQFYLHPFTLPELPRSEKAQHHIEAYYDTFEQLREDGLDALIITGANVAGRELSAQPFWAPLIEVMDWAFDNVTSVLCSCLATHAVMEFRYGQHRRPMGRKIWGVYPHHLVDRRHPLVSDVNTLFNVPHSRFNDVSREQFEAAGLHVLAESPEAGVHLAVSEDGFRVVFFQGHPEYDSISLLKEYKREVVRYARAERGDYPPFPDTYLSLRDQAVLDEFRHRVDTALDKGLVLPEFPEAVITRDLHNTWHDTAEAVVNNWMGKVYQITNNERGLPFMQNVDPADPLGLGLGKR is encoded by the coding sequence ATGCCCATAGTCGCCCACAATGCCCTGCCCACCTTCGAGCGCCTGCGCCAGGACGGGCACAATGTCCTTACGCCCTATCGGGCCGCCCACCAGGACATCCGGGAATTGCACATCGGCCTGCTGAACATGATGCCGGACGCTGCCCTGGCGGCCACCGAGCGGCAGTTCTTCCGCCTGGTGGGGGAGAGCAACCAGATCGCCCAGTTCTACCTGCACCCCTTCACCCTGCCCGAGCTGCCCCGCAGCGAGAAGGCCCAGCATCACATCGAGGCCTACTACGACACCTTCGAGCAGCTGCGGGAAGACGGGCTGGATGCCCTCATCATCACCGGTGCCAACGTGGCCGGGCGGGAACTCTCGGCGCAGCCCTTCTGGGCGCCCCTCATCGAGGTGATGGACTGGGCCTTCGACAACGTGACCTCGGTGCTGTGCTCCTGTCTCGCCACCCACGCCGTGATGGAGTTCCGCTATGGCCAGCACCGGCGCCCCATGGGACGGAAGATCTGGGGAGTGTACCCCCATCACCTGGTGGATCGCCGCCACCCCCTGGTGAGTGACGTGAACACCCTGTTCAATGTCCCCCATTCACGATTCAACGACGTCAGCCGCGAGCAGTTCGAGGCCGCCGGCTTGCACGTGCTGGCGGAGAGTCCCGAGGCGGGGGTGCATCTGGCGGTGAGCGAGGACGGCTTCCGGGTGGTGTTCTTCCAGGGCCATCCCGAGTATGACTCCATCAGCCTGCTGAAGGAGTACAAGCGGGAGGTGGTGCGCTACGCCCGCGCCGAGCGCGGAGACTATCCGCCCTTTCCGGATACCTACCTCAGCCTGCGGGACCAGGCGGTGCTCGACGAGTTTCGGCACCGGGTGGACACGGCCCTGGACAAGGGCCTGGTGCTGCCGGAGTTCCCCGAGGCGGTGATCACACGTGATCTCCACAATACCTGGCATGACACCGCCGAGGCGGTGGTGAACAACTGGATGGGCAAGGTCTACCAGATCACCAACAACGAGCGCGGCCTGCCGTTCATGCAGAACGTGGACCCGGCGGATCCCCTGGGGTTGGGATTGGGAAAGCGCTGA